The following proteins come from a genomic window of Gammaproteobacteria bacterium:
- a CDS encoding 4Fe-4S dicluster domain-containing protein — translation MSYYFLAHKRFQSLIDVLTKQGYACIGPRVQNGGIMLAPLNHATELPWGVQDEQGPAHYRLLEGDKKRAFAWSNSPSSLKPFLFKQQETLWHASRDEEGRYKFDPVIESQRQALIGIRPCDLAAMAIQDKVFLEGPYIDTRYQARRQSLFTVVVNCTHPADTCFCHAQGCGPKANKAYDLAMSETDDGLVMEAGSPAGEEVLCLLNLPIAAAETVEQAAQEIAAAAQRQTRTTPPLSSMKAQFLAEGKEAQWQAVSDPCTSCGSCTQVCPSCFCHKETLFPSMDGVGGEKVREWDSCHGEAHSYLNHGAIRKEKHQRYRQWLSHKFVSWHEQFGESGCVGCGRCISWCPQGIDVTASIATVMEVKDNDG, via the coding sequence ATGTCTTATTATTTCCTTGCCCATAAGCGCTTTCAAAGCCTGATAGATGTGCTGACAAAGCAGGGCTACGCTTGTATTGGGCCACGAGTACAAAATGGCGGCATCATGCTTGCGCCCTTAAACCACGCCACTGAGCTGCCGTGGGGGGTGCAAGATGAGCAAGGTCCCGCCCACTACCGCTTGCTCGAGGGAGACAAAAAACGTGCTTTTGCTTGGAGTAATAGTCCATCTTCCTTAAAGCCTTTTTTGTTTAAGCAGCAAGAAACCCTATGGCACGCCAGCCGAGATGAAGAAGGGCGTTATAAATTTGACCCTGTTATTGAAAGCCAGCGCCAAGCACTCATTGGTATTCGCCCCTGTGATTTGGCGGCAATGGCGATACAGGATAAGGTCTTTCTCGAAGGGCCATATATTGACACTCGTTACCAAGCGCGTCGTCAATCTTTATTTACCGTTGTTGTCAATTGCACCCACCCTGCAGACACGTGCTTTTGTCATGCCCAAGGCTGCGGCCCCAAGGCCAATAAAGCCTACGATCTTGCCATGAGCGAAACAGATGACGGGCTCGTTATGGAAGCAGGCAGCCCCGCTGGAGAAGAGGTGCTTTGCCTGCTGAATTTACCCATCGCAGCAGCCGAAACCGTTGAGCAAGCAGCACAAGAAATTGCCGCTGCGGCACAGCGTCAAACCCGCACCACTCCCCCACTTTCTTCTATGAAGGCGCAATTTTTAGCCGAAGGAAAAGAGGCGCAATGGCAGGCGGTGAGTGACCCTTGCACCAGTTGTGGCAGCTGTACCCAAGTTTGTCCCAGCTGTTTTTGCCATAAAGAGACCCTATTTCCTTCAATGGATGGCGTCGGGGGTGAAAAAGTACGGGAGTGGGATTCTTGCCACGGTGAGGCTCACAGCTACCTTAATCATGGCGCAATACGTAAAGAAAAACATCAACGCTATCGCCAATGGCTTAGCCACAAATTTGTTTCTTGGCATGAACAATTTGGTGAATCAGGTTGTGTTGGCTGTGGGCGTTGTATTAGTTGGTGCCCACAGGGTATTGATGTAACCGCCAGCATAGCAACGGTGATGGAGGTTAAAGATAATGATGGATAG
- a CDS encoding FAD/NAD(P)-binding protein, giving the protein MMDSYTPRSVKVLERFQETANTVTLRLGFTATVQASDYAFKPGQFNMLCCDEGEIPISIAGASEQGYFEHTISILGRVSQHLSLAQQGDYLALRGPFGQGWPLDKSADLLIITGGIGAAPLLPLVNHYLSNPHWQGHLYLLHGIRDEENFLFRKQFEAWQGSDKATVLLSANRATDTWQGEEGLVTERINDLPHLDFKKLTMLSCGPEVMMKDAIKRLEEKGLQDENIYISLERNMHCGIGHCGHCQIGGQFVCKNGPVFAYPKLKRSLQLGL; this is encoded by the coding sequence ATGATGGATAGCTATACGCCACGCTCGGTAAAAGTGCTTGAGCGATTTCAAGAAACGGCTAACACCGTCACCCTTAGGCTAGGCTTTACAGCCACGGTGCAGGCGAGTGATTATGCTTTTAAACCTGGGCAATTCAACATGCTTTGCTGCGATGAGGGTGAGATACCGATTTCGATAGCGGGCGCGTCTGAGCAAGGCTACTTTGAACACACCATTAGCATATTAGGCCGTGTTAGCCAGCACTTAAGCCTTGCTCAGCAGGGGGACTACCTTGCGTTGCGCGGCCCCTTTGGTCAGGGCTGGCCGCTGGATAAAAGCGCTGATTTGCTCATCATAACCGGTGGCATTGGTGCGGCACCGCTACTGCCTCTGGTCAATCACTATCTATCTAACCCACATTGGCAAGGGCATTTATATTTACTACATGGCATTCGGGATGAGGAGAACTTCTTGTTTCGTAAGCAGTTCGAAGCATGGCAAGGTTCGGATAAAGCAACGGTGCTACTGAGTGCCAACAGAGCCACCGATACTTGGCAAGGAGAAGAAGGCCTAGTGACAGAGCGGATTAATGATTTACCACACCTTGATTTTAAAAAGTTAACGATGCTCAGTTGCGGCCCGGAAGTGATGATGAAGGATGCAATTAAGCGCTTAGAAGAAAAAGGCTTACAAGATGAAAATATCTATATCAGCCTAGAGCGCAATATGCACTGTGGTATAGGTCACTGTGGCCACTGCCAGATTGGCGGCCAATTTGTCTGCAAAAATGGCCCTGTCTTTGCCTACCCCAAGCTTAAGAGATCATTGCAGCTTGGTTTATAA
- a CDS encoding flagellar basal body-associated FliL family protein: protein MAKPEELDLADKGAKGGSKKIILIAVLVLVGMLALVGTLVGTLWALGVIPAQQGESAQVSAEQVETSTEEEPKGPAVYMKVEPPFVVNFDGQGKARFLQVTMEIVGHDESALEDAMHHMPAIRNAMLLILSSQSYDVLSTVEGKEQLRQQALTEVQVILEREVGHSAVEDLYLTSLVMQ, encoded by the coding sequence ATGGCAAAGCCAGAAGAGCTTGATTTGGCAGATAAAGGCGCAAAAGGCGGTAGCAAAAAGATTATTTTAATCGCCGTTCTGGTGCTGGTCGGGATGTTAGCGCTGGTGGGTACCCTGGTGGGTACCTTGTGGGCGTTAGGTGTTATTCCGGCACAACAGGGGGAGTCTGCACAGGTTTCGGCGGAGCAGGTTGAAACAAGCACCGAAGAAGAGCCAAAAGGGCCTGCGGTTTATATGAAGGTTGAGCCACCTTTTGTGGTTAATTTTGATGGGCAGGGAAAAGCACGCTTCCTGCAGGTGACGATGGAGATTGTGGGGCATGACGAGTCGGCGCTGGAGGATGCGATGCATCACATGCCAGCCATTCGCAACGCAATGTTGTTGATTTTAAGCAGCCAAAGTTATGACGTGCTGAGCACGGTGGAGGGGAAAGAGCAGTTGCGCCAGCAGGCGTTAACTGAGGTTCAGGTCATTCTTGAGCGTGAAGTGGGTCACTCCGCCGTTGAAGATCTCTATTTGACCAGCTTGGTGATGCAGTAG
- the hcp gene encoding hydroxylamine reductase: MFCNQCEQTTRTPMGAGCTVEGVCGKTEKTAYLQDLIVYAAKAIGQYATRARKLGVVDDKVDRFVASFLFTTLTNVNFDDDALAALLKESAVMRDSIRQQYEDACRSAGIQPETLTGPAVWRPTATVAELVRQGGQVAQMFSRTHTNEDIAGLVQLATYGLKGYAAYATHAQGLGQTDEAVYATLHESLDALCNSSPTADELLALNLKIGEMNFKVMELLDTGHTTNFGHPEPTQVRVSPVKGKAILISGHDMMDLEALLKATQGKGLNIYTHGEMLPGHAYPELKKYPHLVANYGGAWQDQQEEFAKFPGPILMTSNCIIEPKESYKPRIFTTGPVGWPGLAHIENHDFSALINAALSSAGFAEDAAEETITIGFAHNAVLGVADKVIDAVKAGEIKHFYLVGGCDGAKTGRDYYTEFVEKAPNDTVILTLGCAKYRFNRQELGDIGGIPRLLDLGQCNDAYSAVKIALALADAFECEVNDLPLSLIISWFEQKAVVILLTLLHLGLKNVRLGPSLPAFITPNVLNILVDAYQIKPITTAEEDLAAIAAA, encoded by the coding sequence ATGTTTTGTAATCAATGTGAACAAACAACTCGAACCCCTATGGGCGCTGGCTGTACAGTTGAAGGGGTTTGCGGTAAAACCGAAAAAACGGCTTATCTGCAAGACTTAATCGTTTATGCGGCAAAGGCAATTGGTCAATACGCAACACGGGCGCGTAAGCTGGGTGTGGTTGATGACAAGGTTGATCGCTTTGTGGCTTCTTTTTTATTCACAACCCTTACCAATGTTAATTTTGACGATGATGCTTTGGCTGCACTGCTTAAAGAGTCTGCGGTCATGCGTGACAGTATTCGTCAGCAGTATGAAGATGCTTGCCGCAGCGCAGGCATACAGCCAGAGACTTTAACCGGCCCTGCGGTATGGCGACCTACTGCGACAGTGGCTGAGCTTGTTCGCCAAGGCGGGCAGGTTGCACAAATGTTTAGTCGCACGCATACCAATGAAGATATCGCAGGCCTGGTTCAGCTGGCGACCTACGGTCTTAAGGGCTATGCCGCCTACGCCACTCATGCTCAAGGGCTAGGTCAAACGGATGAAGCGGTTTACGCCACGCTGCATGAAAGCTTGGACGCTTTGTGTAACTCGTCCCCTACTGCTGATGAGCTGCTAGCGCTAAACTTAAAAATAGGCGAAATGAACTTTAAAGTAATGGAGCTGCTTGATACGGGTCATACCACTAACTTTGGTCACCCGGAGCCAACTCAGGTACGTGTTAGCCCTGTAAAAGGCAAAGCCATTTTAATCAGTGGCCATGACATGATGGATTTAGAGGCGCTATTAAAAGCGACACAAGGCAAGGGTCTCAACATTTATACCCACGGTGAAATGTTACCAGGGCACGCCTACCCCGAGCTGAAAAAGTATCCCCACCTAGTGGCAAACTACGGCGGCGCTTGGCAGGACCAGCAAGAAGAATTTGCTAAATTCCCCGGCCCTATCCTAATGACGAGCAACTGTATTATTGAGCCAAAAGAGAGTTACAAACCACGTATCTTTACCACAGGGCCGGTTGGCTGGCCTGGGCTTGCTCATATTGAAAACCATGACTTCTCTGCGCTGATTAATGCGGCACTTTCTTCAGCGGGTTTTGCGGAAGATGCGGCTGAAGAGACCATTACTATCGGCTTTGCCCACAATGCCGTACTCGGTGTGGCAGATAAAGTCATTGATGCGGTTAAAGCCGGCGAGATTAAACACTTTTATTTAGTCGGTGGTTGTGATGGTGCAAAAACAGGACGTGACTATTACACTGAATTTGTTGAAAAAGCGCCAAATGATACCGTTATTTTAACCCTTGGCTGTGCAAAGTATCGCTTTAATCGTCAAGAGCTGGGCGATATTGGTGGCATCCCTCGTCTGCTTGATCTTGGCCAGTGCAACGATGCTTATTCAGCCGTAAAAATTGCCTTAGCCTTAGCCGATGCCTTTGAGTGCGAGGTTAACGACTTGCCGCTTTCTTTAATCATCTCTTGGTTTGAGCAAAAAGCAGTGGTCATTCTGTTAACCCTACTGCACCTCGGATTAAAAAATGTGCGCTTGGGGCCCAGCTTACCCGCGTTCATCACGCCCAACGTATTGAATATATTGGTTGATGCCTATCAAATTAAGCCCATTACCACAGCCGAAGAAGATTTGGCTGCGATTGCTGCGGCTTAA
- a CDS encoding hydrogen peroxide-inducible genes activator: protein MEISIINLPSMRQLQYFLAVIELKHFGHAAERCFVTQSTLSSGIQELEAMLGGALFERNKRKVLISPLGYKLEPKARQLIEQAKEIVDTAKGEMGTLVGQLRLGIIPTIGPFLLPRVLPSIRKHFSKLKLLLIEEQSASLLERLNSGQIDCAIMALPYNLKGLEHQLISEENFCIAFPPDHPLASSHEAMSSDQLPADEIMLLEEGHCLRDHALAACHWQSSRQRAVIQGTSLYTMIEMVAGGQGITFIPDMAAESMLVEQSRIHLRPLSEPGPHRQIALVWRPTYARKEDLQALLNCMRDEEASHRNA from the coding sequence TTGGAAATTTCGATTATTAACTTACCCTCCATGCGCCAACTGCAATATTTTCTTGCCGTTATTGAGTTAAAGCATTTTGGCCATGCGGCGGAGCGCTGCTTTGTCACTCAATCTACCTTAAGCTCCGGCATACAAGAGCTGGAAGCGATGCTGGGCGGGGCGCTGTTTGAACGTAATAAGCGCAAGGTGCTTATCTCACCTTTAGGCTATAAGCTGGAGCCTAAAGCGCGGCAGTTAATAGAGCAAGCCAAAGAGATCGTAGATACCGCCAAAGGCGAGATGGGCACACTGGTTGGACAGCTGAGACTTGGCATCATTCCAACCATCGGCCCTTTTTTGCTGCCTAGGGTGTTGCCTAGTATTCGTAAACACTTTTCAAAATTGAAGTTACTGCTCATCGAGGAGCAAAGTGCATCGCTGCTGGAGCGGTTAAATAGTGGTCAGATTGACTGCGCCATCATGGCCTTACCCTACAATTTGAAGGGGCTAGAGCATCAACTTATCAGCGAAGAGAACTTTTGCATTGCCTTCCCGCCAGATCACCCACTCGCGAGCAGTCACGAAGCGATGTCGTCTGATCAGTTACCCGCCGATGAGATCATGTTACTGGAGGAGGGGCACTGCCTGCGTGATCATGCACTCGCCGCCTGCCACTGGCAATCGTCACGCCAGCGTGCGGTCATCCAAGGCACGAGCCTCTACACGATGATAGAGATGGTTGCAGGGGGGCAGGGGATAACTTTTATTCCTGATATGGCGGCAGAGAGTATGTTGGTAGAGCAGAGCAGAATCCACTTGCGCCCGTTATCAGAACCAGGGCCACATCGGCAGATTGCCCTAGTGTGGCGTCCCACCTACGCACGCAAAGAGGACTTGCAAGCACTGCTCAACTGCATGCGCGATGAAGAGGCAAGCCATCGCAATGCCTAA
- a CDS encoding bacteriohemerythrin, which produces MSVGIDVIDNEHKMLIDMVARLSDAIDNNDADEVVLEIFERLELYVKEHFSREEALMAAFNYARLVPHRKQHQKFIEKISEFKVTLQENYSIAVAEEVNLFLFNWLTNHILIEDMRFSLPAYECGLSDYQARQLTGLKGFAIWLGRNIPLRQRILLAALIPIGGILLLSLFILFSGYQQLGDMKSLLVKNKLLQTVNELTHHLQTERGLSVGYIASENDYYFNKLADQRRLSDQHIVRFNDELQRSYAVTLGVDVLRPIEQAWQQLLQLKRWREKVDEKMVAEGDVKQFYTLLIADFLDLPSTLLQLEVASNIALKMAAFTSVLRLRESGALQRDLGVEVIDAVHFSEEDHTVFARLSGEQRGIQHLIEQLLTSKQRETLLAPYQLEAAAVQSYQVQIYQAAADGQLTHLSSQRWFEVMSNKLNKLKVIADQLAADVESRIHHKIQILTARLSYYAFGLLVILALISCSSWLLSYSIISPVHRVTRAMKRLALGYRDFHFFDKFAKDELGEMVDAYEACRINLLRADIAETVHSRRQDFNLKIKIREREHYRALSSIDPLTGVLNRREFNKRAQYEIEMAWRYGRPFSLMMIDLDHFKKINDLYGHGGGDTVLKEFCNTCYRTIREIDILARVGGEEFAILLPETNARQAYELAERIRIAVSKLSIPVNGAEASVTVSIGIVEWSSAHQKEIEKVLADADSALYQAKSSGRNRSIISTPVDGKTTH; this is translated from the coding sequence ATGAGTGTCGGTATCGATGTTATCGATAACGAACATAAGATGCTGATTGATATGGTCGCCCGACTATCAGATGCCATTGATAACAATGATGCTGATGAAGTGGTTCTGGAGATATTCGAGCGCCTTGAGCTTTATGTAAAAGAGCACTTCTCTCGGGAAGAGGCGCTGATGGCAGCGTTTAATTATGCTCGTCTGGTTCCCCACAGAAAACAACACCAAAAATTTATAGAAAAAATATCTGAATTCAAAGTGACACTGCAGGAGAACTACTCCATTGCGGTCGCAGAAGAGGTTAACTTATTTCTATTCAACTGGTTAACCAACCACATCCTAATTGAAGATATGCGTTTCTCCTTGCCCGCTTATGAGTGTGGCTTGAGTGATTACCAGGCCAGACAGTTAACTGGATTAAAGGGTTTTGCTATCTGGCTTGGGCGCAATATTCCGCTTAGACAGCGAATATTATTGGCTGCATTGATCCCCATTGGTGGCATATTGCTGTTGAGCCTATTTATCCTTTTTTCCGGTTATCAACAGCTAGGTGATATGAAATCGCTTCTGGTGAAAAATAAGCTATTGCAGACAGTCAATGAGCTTACACATCACTTACAAACCGAGCGAGGCCTCTCCGTAGGCTATATAGCCTCTGAAAACGACTACTATTTTAATAAACTTGCCGACCAGCGGCGTCTCAGTGACCAGCATATTGTACGGTTTAATGATGAGTTGCAGCGTAGTTATGCTGTAACCCTTGGGGTGGATGTTTTACGGCCCATTGAGCAAGCCTGGCAACAGCTACTGCAGCTGAAACGATGGCGTGAAAAAGTAGATGAAAAAATGGTTGCGGAGGGTGACGTTAAACAGTTTTACACCCTGCTGATTGCTGATTTTCTTGATCTTCCGAGCACCCTATTGCAACTCGAAGTGGCCTCTAATATCGCCTTGAAAATGGCCGCTTTTACCTCGGTGTTGCGCCTTCGGGAGTCGGGGGCATTGCAGCGTGATTTGGGGGTTGAGGTCATCGACGCAGTGCACTTTAGTGAAGAGGATCACACGGTTTTTGCCCGTCTGTCAGGTGAGCAACGCGGCATCCAACACTTGATTGAGCAGCTGTTAACCAGCAAGCAGCGAGAGACGCTTCTCGCGCCGTATCAGCTCGAAGCGGCAGCCGTGCAATCTTATCAGGTACAGATATACCAAGCGGCGGCTGATGGCCAGCTCACTCACCTGAGTAGCCAGCGGTGGTTTGAAGTGATGTCGAACAAGCTAAATAAGTTGAAAGTGATCGCCGATCAGCTGGCAGCAGATGTTGAATCTCGTATTCATCATAAAATTCAAATATTGACAGCAAGGCTCAGTTACTATGCTTTTGGGCTCTTGGTTATTTTGGCGCTTATCTCATGCTCATCCTGGTTGTTGAGTTACAGTATTATCTCCCCTGTACACCGTGTTACCAGAGCCATGAAACGTTTGGCGCTGGGGTATCGAGATTTTCATTTTTTCGATAAATTTGCAAAAGATGAGCTGGGTGAAATGGTTGATGCCTATGAGGCTTGCCGTATCAATCTTCTGCGGGCTGATATTGCCGAAACCGTTCACTCTCGGCGGCAGGATTTTAACTTGAAAATAAAGATCAGGGAGCGGGAGCATTATAGAGCGCTCTCGTCAATTGATCCTCTAACCGGTGTATTGAACCGGCGTGAATTCAATAAACGCGCTCAATATGAGATTGAGATGGCGTGGCGTTATGGTCGGCCCTTCTCCTTGATGATGATTGACCTTGATCATTTTAAAAAAATAAATGATCTGTACGGGCATGGGGGCGGTGATACTGTTCTTAAGGAGTTTTGCAACACCTGTTATCGCACTATTCGAGAGATTGATATTCTGGCCCGCGTCGGAGGAGAGGAGTTTGCTATTCTGCTGCCAGAGACAAACGCCAGACAAGCTTACGAGCTGGCTGAGCGGATACGTATAGCGGTCAGTAAATTATCGATTCCTGTGAATGGCGCAGAGGCTTCGGTAACGGTCAGTATCGGCATAGTTGAGTGGTCATCGGCACATCAAAAAGAGATCGAGAAAGTGCTGGCTGATGCTGACTCGGCACTCTATCAGGCTAAAAGTTCGGGGAGAAATCGAAGCATCATCTCTACACCTGTTGATGGCAAAACTACTCACTGA
- a CDS encoding D-hexose-6-phosphate mutarotase gives MNVEQLNVDFAISGQLEFIQGEGGLPFIAIDNGAACALISIYGGQVLRFKPAGTTDDLLFLSDKAHYAQGKAIKGGVPICWPWFGDDPESRGRAAHGFARNRMWRVIETSGSDEGVTKVTLGFSDSEGTREIWPHSFELRLEISVGQSLALNLVTRNTGDKPLVITQALHTYFSVADINRVSITALDGVDYLDKVDNFSRKQQRGDITIAGEVDRIYTGVPAVLEIDDAARSRAVQIESTGNKTSVVWNPWREKSANMADLDDEAYQHFVCVETANAADDRIEIAAGESYRLTAYYRVAE, from the coding sequence ATGAATGTTGAACAGTTAAATGTGGACTTTGCTATTTCAGGCCAGCTTGAATTTATTCAGGGTGAGGGTGGTCTGCCTTTTATTGCCATTGATAATGGCGCCGCCTGTGCGCTTATTTCAATCTATGGCGGACAAGTGTTGCGTTTTAAGCCGGCAGGTACAACCGATGACCTACTGTTCTTGAGCGATAAAGCTCACTATGCCCAGGGTAAGGCAATTAAGGGTGGAGTGCCGATCTGTTGGCCCTGGTTTGGTGATGACCCTGAAAGTAGAGGCCGAGCAGCACACGGCTTTGCGCGCAATCGAATGTGGCGTGTTATTGAGACGTCAGGATCTGACGAGGGCGTGACCAAGGTAACACTGGGCTTTTCTGACTCGGAGGGTACGCGGGAAATTTGGCCGCACTCTTTTGAGCTTCGCCTGGAAATCAGTGTGGGCCAGTCATTGGCTTTGAACTTGGTGACGCGCAATACGGGTGATAAGCCCTTGGTGATTACCCAAGCGCTACATACTTATTTTAGTGTGGCTGATATTAATCGCGTCTCCATAACCGCGCTGGATGGGGTTGATTACCTGGATAAGGTCGATAACTTTAGCCGCAAACAGCAACGGGGCGATATCACGATCGCTGGCGAGGTGGACCGGATCTATACCGGCGTGCCCGCTGTATTGGAGATAGATGATGCGGCGCGGTCACGGGCTGTTCAAATTGAATCCACCGGTAACAAAACCTCAGTGGTGTGGAATCCGTGGAGAGAAAAGAGCGCCAATATGGCTGATCTGGATGACGAGGCCTATCAGCACTTTGTCTGTGTCGAAACGGCAAATGCAGCGGATGACCGCATCGAAATAGCTGCCGGTGAATCATATCGATTAACCGCCTATTACCGCGTCGCCGAATAG
- a CDS encoding cytochrome-c peroxidase, protein MKKSIFALAMLAAGSVHALEVIPSVVQVPADNPMSMAKVELGKQLYFDPRLSIDGTVSCNSCHNVMAGGADDRPTSVGVNGQRGGRNAPTVWNAALLSVQFWDGRAATLEDQAKGPPLNPIEMGMPSEQAVEERLSSIPGYKIQFEAVFGEVSYDNMAKAIAAYERTLITINSPFDRHMNGDKMAMSEQAIKGMQRFEELGCVSCHSGINFAGPQMTLGEGFYQKFPLFENDDIAKYNLDEDKGRYEVTKDAADMNSWRVPSLRNIAVTAPYFHNGAVKTLHESVRIMAVSQLGVELKESEVDEIVAFLSSLTGEFPEQTMPRLPGIAGESLVGSIK, encoded by the coding sequence ATGAAAAAATCTATCTTTGCCCTCGCTATGCTGGCTGCCGGTTCAGTCCATGCCCTAGAGGTGATACCGAGTGTAGTACAGGTGCCTGCTGATAACCCAATGAGCATGGCGAAAGTTGAGCTGGGAAAACAGCTGTATTTTGATCCACGCCTCTCAATAGATGGCACAGTATCGTGCAACTCTTGCCATAACGTCATGGCGGGCGGTGCGGATGATCGTCCAACCTCTGTTGGTGTCAATGGCCAGCGGGGTGGTCGTAATGCACCCACCGTTTGGAATGCTGCTCTATTGAGTGTCCAGTTCTGGGATGGCCGCGCAGCAACTCTGGAAGATCAGGCGAAGGGGCCACCGCTGAATCCAATCGAAATGGGTATGCCATCTGAGCAGGCCGTTGAAGAGCGCCTCAGCAGCATTCCGGGCTACAAAATTCAGTTTGAAGCGGTTTTTGGTGAGGTCTCCTACGATAATATGGCAAAAGCCATTGCGGCCTATGAACGCACCCTGATTACAATCAACAGCCCTTTTGACCGTCACATGAATGGCGATAAAATGGCAATGAGTGAGCAAGCAATTAAGGGCATGCAGCGCTTTGAGGAGCTAGGCTGTGTGAGCTGTCACTCAGGCATTAACTTTGCGGGCCCTCAAATGACTCTAGGCGAAGGCTTTTATCAGAAGTTCCCGCTCTTTGAAAATGACGACATCGCTAAATATAATCTGGATGAAGATAAGGGGCGCTACGAAGTCACAAAGGATGCCGCTGATATGAATAGCTGGCGTGTGCCTTCGCTACGAAATATTGCGGTTACAGCGCCCTATTTCCATAATGGTGCGGTAAAAACCCTGCATGAAAGTGTGCGTATCATGGCGGTCTCTCAGCTGGGTGTGGAGTTGAAGGAGAGCGAAGTTGATGAGATTGTTGCCTTCTTAAGCAGTCTGACAGGCGAGTTTCCTGAGCAGACCATGCCCAGGTTGCCCGGGATTGCAGGCGAGAGCTTGGTGGGTAGCATAAAGTAA